One Staphylococcus ratti DNA segment encodes these proteins:
- a CDS encoding helix-hairpin-helix domain-containing protein, translating to MYERIQDILKQPKTTVFLAVVMFLMFIALITLGYNYSKETADVAPPKEVNQLQSFQQTKNTSEGDTPPITDIIVDVKGAVKRPQTYEMKSNQRVKDLLAKAGILENADLSQINLAEKLIDQKMFYIPKKGEIATEGMVSASNDQHTSSEQQPINLNLAKESDLVEVPGIGPSKAQAIIMYRDEKGAFKSVEDLKEVKGIGEKTFERLKDYFVV from the coding sequence GTGTATGAGCGTATTCAAGATATATTAAAACAACCAAAAACAACAGTTTTCCTTGCAGTAGTGATGTTTTTAATGTTTATTGCGCTAATTACGTTAGGCTATAATTATTCAAAAGAAACTGCGGATGTAGCACCTCCTAAAGAAGTTAATCAACTACAATCTTTTCAACAAACGAAAAATACTTCTGAAGGTGACACACCACCAATTACAGACATTATCGTTGATGTAAAAGGTGCAGTGAAACGCCCTCAAACATACGAGATGAAGTCAAACCAACGTGTAAAAGACTTATTAGCTAAAGCAGGTATACTAGAAAATGCAGATTTATCACAAATTAACTTAGCAGAAAAATTAATAGATCAAAAAATGTTTTACATTCCTAAAAAAGGTGAAATTGCAACAGAAGGAATGGTGTCAGCTTCGAATGATCAGCACACCTCATCCGAACAGCAACCGATCAATTTAAATTTAGCTAAAGAATCTGATTTAGTGGAAGTTCCAGGTATCGGACCTTCTAAAGCACAAGCTATTATAATGTATCGTGATGAAAAGGGCGCGTTTAAGTCGGTGGAGGATTTAAAAGAGGTCAAAGGGATTGGTGAAAAAACTTTCGAAAGGTTAAAAGACTATTTTGTTGTCTAA
- the lepA gene encoding translation elongation factor 4 gives MNNKERLDRRKNIRNFSIIAHIDHGKSTLADRILENTKSVEAREMQSQLLDSMDLERERGITIKLNAVRLKYEANDGETYTFHLIDTPGHVDFTYEVSRSLAACEGAILVVDAAQGIEAQTLANVYLALDNDLELIPVINKIDLPAAEPERVKQEVEDVIGLDKDDAVLASAKSNIGIDEILEKIVEMVPPPEGDPEAPLKALIFDSEYDPYRGVISSIRVVDGVVKPGDKIKMMATGKSFEVTEVGINTPKQLPVEELTVGDVGYIIASIKNVDDSRVGDTITHFDRPADAPLKGYKKMNPMVYCGLFPIDNKDYNDLREALEKLQLNDASLEFEPESSKALGFGYRTGFLGMLHMEIIQERIEREFGIELIATAPSVIYSVVLKNGDKIQVDNPAQMPERDKIEKVYEPYVRATMMVPNDYVGAVMELCQRKRGQFINMDYLDDIRVSIVYELPLSEVVFDFFDQLKSNTKGYASFDYEFIENKESNLVKMDILLNGDKVDALSFIVHKDFAYERGKALVEKLKTLIPRQQFEVPVQAAVGHKIVARTNIKSMGKNVLSKCYGGDISRKRKLLEKQKAGKAKMKAVGNVEIPQDAFLAVLKMDEE, from the coding sequence ATGAATAATAAAGAACGTTTAGATCGACGTAAAAATATAAGGAACTTTTCAATTATTGCTCATATTGACCACGGAAAATCTACTTTAGCAGACCGTATACTAGAAAATACAAAATCTGTTGAAGCACGTGAAATGCAGTCTCAATTATTAGATTCAATGGACTTAGAGCGTGAACGTGGCATTACAATAAAACTAAATGCAGTACGTTTGAAGTATGAAGCAAATGATGGCGAAACGTATACATTTCATCTCATCGATACACCAGGACACGTCGATTTTACATATGAAGTCTCACGTTCTTTAGCTGCTTGTGAAGGTGCAATACTTGTAGTCGATGCTGCGCAAGGTATCGAAGCACAAACATTAGCCAACGTTTACCTCGCTTTAGATAACGATTTAGAGTTAATCCCTGTTATAAATAAAATCGATTTACCTGCAGCAGAGCCTGAACGTGTGAAGCAAGAAGTTGAAGATGTTATTGGACTTGATAAAGACGATGCGGTTTTAGCAAGTGCTAAATCCAATATTGGAATTGATGAAATATTAGAAAAAATTGTTGAAATGGTTCCTCCACCAGAAGGTGACCCGGAAGCGCCATTAAAAGCATTAATTTTTGATTCAGAATATGACCCTTACCGCGGTGTTATCTCATCAATTCGTGTAGTCGATGGTGTAGTTAAACCTGGTGACAAAATTAAGATGATGGCAACCGGTAAATCATTTGAAGTTACAGAAGTAGGCATCAATACGCCGAAGCAACTTCCTGTAGAAGAACTTACTGTTGGTGATGTAGGTTATATTATCGCTAGTATTAAAAACGTTGATGACTCTCGAGTTGGTGACACAATAACACATTTTGATCGTCCAGCTGATGCACCATTAAAAGGGTATAAAAAAATGAATCCAATGGTATATTGTGGTTTGTTCCCAATTGACAACAAAGATTATAATGACTTGCGTGAAGCACTCGAAAAACTTCAACTGAATGATGCTTCTTTAGAATTTGAGCCTGAATCGTCAAAAGCACTTGGTTTTGGTTATCGTACTGGTTTCTTAGGAATGTTGCATATGGAAATCATCCAAGAACGTATTGAACGTGAATTTGGTATTGAATTGATTGCAACTGCGCCATCAGTAATTTATTCAGTAGTATTGAAAAATGGCGATAAAATTCAAGTGGATAATCCCGCTCAAATGCCAGAACGTGATAAAATCGAAAAAGTTTATGAACCTTATGTACGTGCGACGATGATGGTGCCAAACGATTATGTTGGTGCAGTTATGGAATTGTGTCAACGTAAGCGTGGACAGTTTATAAATATGGATTATCTTGATGATATTCGAGTAAGTATCGTTTACGAACTTCCGTTATCAGAAGTTGTCTTTGATTTCTTTGACCAATTAAAGTCTAACACGAAAGGTTATGCCTCTTTTGATTACGAATTCATCGAAAATAAAGAAAGTAATCTTGTGAAAATGGATATTCTTTTAAATGGTGATAAAGTAGATGCTTTAAGCTTTATCGTTCATAAAGATTTCGCGTACGAACGTGGTAAAGCCCTTGTTGAAAAACTAAAAACATTGATTCCGCGTCAGCAATTTGAAGTACCAGTTCAAGCTGCTGTAGGTCATAAAATTGTCGCACGAACAAATATCAAATCAATGGGGAAAAATGTACTTTCAAAATGTTACGGCGGAGATATCAGTCGAAAACGTAAATTATTGGAAAAACAAAAAGCAGGTAAAGCAAAAATGAAGGCTGTAGGAAATGTTGAAATTCCACAAGATGCCTTTTTAGCAGTGTTAAAAATGGACGAAGAGTAA
- the grpE gene encoding nucleotide exchange factor GrpE produces MSEEKDFSAQETNEEKTNVESTDTTQEAQSDTGPETTDTSVNDTKETDQVDPKDEEISTLKTQVEAEQEKYLRLYAEFENYKRRIQKENDTQRKYQAQGVLNDVLPALDNFERALQIEGDDESFKSLKKGVEMVYSSLVKALEDNGLEAIKTEGEAFDPNFHQAVVQDNNPEFESGQITEELQKGYKLKERVLRPSMVKVNQ; encoded by the coding sequence ATGTCTGAAGAAAAGGATTTTTCTGCACAAGAAACAAATGAAGAAAAGACAAATGTTGAGTCAACAGATACTACACAAGAAGCACAATCAGACACTGGTCCAGAAACAACAGATACGTCTGTGAACGATACTAAAGAAACGGACCAAGTGGATCCTAAAGACGAAGAGATTTCGACATTAAAGACTCAAGTTGAAGCAGAACAAGAAAAGTATTTACGTCTTTACGCTGAATTTGAAAATTATAAAAGACGTATTCAAAAAGAAAATGACACGCAAAGAAAATATCAAGCACAAGGCGTTTTAAATGACGTTTTACCTGCTTTAGACAATTTTGAGCGTGCTTTACAAATAGAAGGTGATGATGAATCATTCAAATCGCTTAAAAAAGGTGTAGAAATGGTTTATAGTAGCCTTGTTAAAGCGTTAGAAGATAATGGTTTAGAAGCCATCAAAACTGAGGGAGAAGCGTTTGATCCTAACTTCCACCAAGCTGTTGTTCAAGATAATAATCCAGAATTTGAATCTGGACAAATCACTGAAGAGCTACAAAAAGGGTATAAACTTAAAGAACGCGTATTAAGACCCTCAATGGTAAAAGTAAATCAATAA
- a CDS encoding ComE operon protein 2, with amino-acid sequence MERIQWDEYFMAQSHLLALRSTCSRLSVGATIIKDHRIIAGGYNGSVAGEVHCIDEGCLIEGGHCIRTIHAEMNALLQCAKQGVSTEGATIYVTHFPCLNCTKSMIQAGIKTIYYAENYRNHPYAIQLLKQSGVKFERVPFHPEDIAKYILDSKT; translated from the coding sequence ATGGAACGCATTCAATGGGATGAATATTTTATGGCCCAATCACATTTGCTCGCATTACGCTCTACGTGCTCACGCTTATCTGTCGGAGCGACAATTATAAAAGATCATCGAATTATAGCCGGTGGATATAACGGTTCGGTGGCTGGTGAAGTACATTGTATTGACGAAGGGTGTCTCATTGAGGGAGGCCATTGTATTCGAACAATTCATGCTGAAATGAACGCGCTACTACAATGTGCAAAGCAAGGCGTCTCTACAGAGGGGGCAACAATATATGTCACGCATTTTCCTTGTCTCAATTGCACAAAATCGATGATACAAGCTGGGATTAAGACAATATATTATGCAGAAAATTATCGTAACCATCCTTACGCTATTCAACTGCTAAAACAATCTGGCGTTAAATTTGAGCGCGTTCCTTTTCATCCTGAAGACATTGCAAAATACATTTTGGACTCAAAAACTTAA
- the hrcA gene encoding heat-inducible transcriptional repressor HrcA, protein MITQRQFSILNAIVEDYVELGQPIGSKTIIQRHNVNVSPATIRNDMKLLESQALIEKTHTSSGRIPSEAGFRLYANRLLDQPIKENKQNNININEMYAQHHFDISSTLKNFAKLFSNQSHYTTLVVGPDHSKVAILDIKLMKVHDHHLIIVLVYETGHVKHLHLSSPHAISQTNVVKMSNFLSEQCESVLNLSIKENSEIIYGFTKFELAILNQIIDLIHYQITSESSRIYLGGKHQLIEVLNETNVAAIQPILKYIESNQITDILDEMVDSNINIKIGHEIERDIQDIAILTRRYQIDHGLSGYVAVIGPTAMHYQNVIQLLSRIS, encoded by the coding sequence ATGATTACACAAAGACAATTTAGTATTTTAAATGCAATTGTTGAGGATTATGTTGAACTTGGCCAACCTATTGGATCGAAAACAATTATTCAGCGTCACAACGTTAATGTAAGCCCAGCTACGATTCGAAATGATATGAAATTACTCGAATCGCAAGCACTTATTGAAAAGACACATACGTCATCAGGACGTATTCCATCTGAAGCGGGCTTTAGATTGTACGCCAATCGATTGTTAGATCAACCGATTAAAGAAAATAAGCAAAATAACATTAATATTAATGAAATGTATGCGCAACATCATTTTGATATTTCTTCTACACTCAAGAATTTTGCTAAACTTTTTTCAAATCAATCGCATTATACGACGCTTGTAGTGGGTCCTGATCATTCCAAGGTGGCAATTTTAGATATCAAATTAATGAAAGTACATGATCATCATCTTATTATCGTGTTGGTATATGAAACGGGGCATGTAAAACATTTACATTTGTCCTCACCGCATGCGATATCTCAAACCAACGTTGTTAAAATGTCAAACTTTTTATCAGAGCAATGCGAATCTGTTTTAAACCTTTCTATAAAAGAGAACTCTGAAATTATCTACGGCTTTACCAAATTTGAACTTGCTATTTTAAATCAGATTATTGATTTAATACATTATCAAATTACGAGTGAATCATCCCGTATTTATTTAGGAGGGAAACATCAACTTATAGAAGTATTAAATGAAACAAATGTTGCTGCGATTCAGCCTATTTTAAAATATATAGAATCGAACCAAATTACAGATATTCTGGATGAAATGGTAGATTCTAATATCAATATTAAAATCGGTCACGAGATCGAACGCGACATTCAAGACATTGCTATTTTAACGCGAAGGTATCAAATTGATCATGGGCTTAGCGGTTACGTCGCCGTTATCGGTCCTACAGCAATGCATTACCAAAATGTGATTCAATTGCTTAGTCGAATTTCATAA
- the hemW gene encoding radical SAM family heme chaperone HemW: MSIKSAYIHIPFCVKICTYCDFNKYFIQNQPVDEYLDCLIKEMYFDSPQTLNTMFVGGGTPTALNMNQLEKLLKAIQRQFNILGEYTFEANPDELTEEKIKLLKAYGVNRLSMGVQTFDESLLKILGRTHESKDIYRAVAYAKKYDIPSISLDLMYHLPTQTIEQFDSSLDEALSLDIDHISSYGLILEPQTQFYNLYRKGKLVLPSDTLGADMYHLLMDKMKSSSMHQYEISNFAKEGHESEHNKVYWRNESYYGFGAGASGYLNGCRYTNVKPVNHYIKHITNNQKPVLEKTYPSLDEKMEEEMFLGLRMNQGVNKKTFYQKYHRHLDTLYQNEIHQLMKKGWIINTPEYIALSDEGRIVGNEVFEAFIKL; the protein is encoded by the coding sequence ATGTCTATTAAAAGCGCGTATATTCACATTCCTTTTTGCGTTAAAATTTGTACGTATTGTGATTTTAATAAGTATTTTATACAAAACCAACCAGTAGACGAGTACTTAGATTGTTTAATTAAAGAAATGTACTTTGACAGCCCACAAACATTAAATACGATGTTTGTAGGTGGCGGGACGCCGACAGCATTGAATATGAATCAATTAGAGAAGCTACTTAAAGCCATTCAACGACAATTTAATATTCTAGGAGAATATACTTTTGAAGCAAACCCTGATGAACTTACAGAAGAAAAAATAAAACTATTGAAAGCCTATGGTGTCAATCGTTTGTCCATGGGTGTTCAAACATTTGATGAATCATTACTGAAAATATTAGGTAGAACACACGAATCCAAGGACATTTATCGAGCAGTGGCATATGCAAAAAAGTATGATATCCCATCGATTAGCCTTGACCTCATGTATCATTTACCAACACAAACGATCGAACAATTTGATAGTAGTCTAGACGAAGCACTTTCACTCGATATTGACCATATCTCTAGTTATGGGCTCATCTTGGAACCACAGACGCAATTTTATAATTTGTATCGCAAAGGCAAACTCGTTTTACCTAGTGATACATTAGGTGCAGACATGTATCATTTATTAATGGATAAAATGAAATCCTCATCGATGCATCAATATGAAATTTCTAATTTCGCTAAAGAAGGCCATGAGTCTGAACATAATAAAGTATATTGGCGAAATGAAAGTTATTATGGTTTTGGAGCTGGAGCTAGTGGGTATCTGAACGGTTGTCGCTATACTAACGTTAAGCCTGTAAATCATTATATTAAACATATAACAAATAACCAAAAACCTGTCTTAGAAAAGACGTATCCTTCATTAGATGAAAAGATGGAAGAAGAAATGTTTCTTGGCTTAAGAATGAATCAAGGCGTTAATAAAAAAACATTTTATCAAAAGTATCATCGTCATCTTGATACATTATATCAAAATGAAATTCACCAATTGATGAAAAAAGGGTGGATTATAAATACGCCTGAATACATTGCACTAAGCGATGAAGGGCGTATTGTTGGGAATGAAGTGTTCGAAGCTTTTATCAAACTTTAA
- a CDS encoding DNA internalization-related competence protein ComEC/Rec2 — MMIMSCVLTFSIGFFIEFHALTSNKDKLNVNTATNDTMIVKSIKFITLPISDKQGVTALVETIDKEKLQLKVFQPLAAPIPSSEFFHLHTCTFKGKYKPSNFPGQYAYFNVKSIHFQDCIPHHPNWLDNVRLMRNKYTENMLSSNILGKDKLIALATGNIQYINKDELTLIRQLGISHLFAVSGTHVGVLVGILYQILKRLPMPVVFAKLIVLLLLPCYLIFAGEAPSAQRAVLMTCIALIFSKLIMVKGISILAFVYIILTLHSPELHYHLGFQFSFTICFILLLMQKLYVQKPLINIVVLTSIISFYGTVPISYHHFNEVQWQGILTNLYFVPLYSLIIIPLAFITIPLALFAPFLLKSITFIIKGLFFFQNHLLHLSKPLANFHWVIPNYGEIGYCLLSVGCFISLYLLVQRRYKQLLCFTVTVVLFSLFYQPTGKNEMTLIDVGQGDAILFKTSNHQTLLIDTGGQIEHLKNKSQSTVTERKLYPTLKQKGVTHIDYVLITHAHADHMGELERLARLTTIRNIIINSNHFDRDKLQEVISVANDENARIHSAFDLGQLSLGDFYFQFLNATIPDSDNPNHHSVITLAFIHQTHILLMGDATIENEEKLLKAYPLPKINVLKVGHHGSLTSTSENFISKIKPEYALISSGKNNLYRLPHPEVLTRLKQHDVKTYNTADNQNLTIQFNINPDKRFQLTNAN, encoded by the coding sequence ATGATGATTATGAGTTGTGTGCTTACTTTCTCAATAGGCTTTTTTATTGAATTTCATGCATTAACATCTAACAAAGACAAGCTCAATGTCAACACTGCAACAAATGACACCATGATAGTCAAAAGTATTAAATTTATTACCTTACCTATATCTGACAAACAAGGTGTAACCGCACTTGTTGAGACTATTGACAAAGAAAAGTTACAATTAAAAGTATTTCAACCTCTAGCTGCACCTATACCATCTTCTGAATTCTTCCATCTGCATACATGTACATTTAAAGGAAAGTATAAGCCCTCTAATTTTCCAGGACAATACGCATATTTCAATGTTAAATCCATCCATTTTCAAGATTGTATACCGCACCATCCAAATTGGCTCGATAATGTTCGTCTTATGAGAAATAAATATACTGAAAATATGCTATCCAGTAATATTTTAGGAAAGGATAAACTTATTGCTCTAGCTACGGGTAATATACAATACATCAATAAAGATGAATTAACGCTTATTAGACAACTAGGGATTTCTCATTTATTTGCGGTAAGTGGTACACACGTTGGTGTTTTAGTAGGCATACTTTATCAGATTTTAAAACGATTGCCAATGCCAGTTGTTTTTGCGAAATTGATTGTATTATTACTCTTGCCTTGTTATTTAATTTTTGCAGGGGAGGCGCCAAGCGCACAACGGGCAGTTCTTATGACATGTATTGCACTTATATTCTCAAAATTAATTATGGTCAAAGGTATCTCAATTTTAGCATTTGTGTATATTATATTAACTTTACACTCGCCGGAACTTCATTATCATTTAGGGTTTCAATTTTCTTTTACAATATGTTTTATATTGCTACTTATGCAAAAGCTTTATGTTCAAAAACCTCTTATAAATATTGTCGTGTTAACAAGCATCATATCATTTTACGGTACTGTTCCAATTAGTTATCATCACTTTAATGAAGTGCAATGGCAAGGTATCTTGACTAATTTATACTTTGTCCCTCTATATAGCTTAATCATTATTCCGCTTGCTTTTATTACCATTCCACTTGCTTTGTTTGCTCCTTTTTTACTGAAATCGATTACTTTTATTATTAAAGGCCTTTTCTTTTTCCAAAATCATTTGCTACATTTAAGTAAACCATTAGCCAACTTTCATTGGGTCATACCAAATTATGGCGAGATAGGCTATTGTTTATTAAGTGTAGGTTGTTTTATAAGCCTTTATTTATTAGTACAAAGGCGATATAAACAGCTTTTATGCTTCACAGTTACAGTTGTTTTGTTTTCTCTATTTTATCAACCAACTGGTAAGAACGAGATGACTTTAATCGATGTTGGACAAGGGGACGCGATCTTATTTAAAACTAGCAATCATCAAACACTTCTCATCGATACTGGAGGACAAATAGAACATCTTAAAAATAAAAGTCAGTCTACAGTTACAGAACGAAAGCTTTATCCGACATTAAAACAAAAAGGGGTCACACATATTGATTATGTCTTAATTACACATGCACATGCTGATCATATGGGGGAACTTGAACGCTTAGCACGACTCACAACAATTAGAAATATTATTATTAACTCTAACCATTTTGATCGTGATAAATTGCAAGAGGTTATAAGCGTTGCGAACGATGAAAATGCGCGTATTCACTCTGCTTTTGATTTAGGACAACTTTCATTAGGCGACTTTTATTTTCAATTTTTGAACGCAACGATTCCTGATAGTGACAACCCGAATCATCATTCTGTAATCACATTGGCATTCATTCATCAGACACATATTTTATTAATGGGAGATGCAACCATTGAAAATGAAGAAAAATTACTCAAAGCTTATCCACTCCCTAAAATTAATGTATTGAAAGTGGGGCATCATGGGAGTTTAACAAGTACTTCTGAAAACTTTATTTCGAAAATCAAACCGGAATATGCACTAATTTCAAGTGGTAAAAATAACTTATATCGGTTGCCACATCCAGAAGTTTTAACGAGATTAAAGCAGCATGACGTCAAAACGTATAATACTGCAGATAATCAAAATTTAACAATTCAGTTTAATATAAACCCTGATAAACGATTTCAACTTACGAATGCGAATTAA
- the rpsT gene encoding 30S ribosomal protein S20, translating to MPNIKSAIKRVKTTHTAESKNISQKNDMRTAVKNAKTAIETNADNKQELINSAIKKIDKAAQSNLIHSNKADRMKSKLMSAK from the coding sequence ATGCCAAATATCAAATCTGCTATTAAACGTGTGAAAACAACGCACACAGCTGAAAGCAAAAACATTTCTCAAAAGAATGATATGCGTACTGCGGTTAAAAACGCTAAAACTGCTATCGAAACAAATGCTGATAATAAACAAGAATTAATTAACAGCGCTATCAAAAAGATTGATAAAGCTGCGCAAAGTAATTTAATCCACTCTAATAAAGCGGACAGAATGAAATCTAAATTAATGTCAGCAAAATAA
- the holA gene encoding DNA polymerase III subunit delta: MSNHIYAVYGDVPELVEKETNQLIDKYLNKEPKDDFNFVKFNLYEANFHQIIEEAMTLPLFSDKKVVLVQNAYIFTGEKVAKEQQQNIDIIIEFLEKYADDTLIIFQVNATKLDERKKVVKVLKKQATLKKVEQLSEQEMKQWIHAYLNDNYKDIKQDALDQFLTLTGIHYQIIMQELNKLLLYIGDRPTINLEDVKAIVNRSLEQNVFLLTEYIQKSQKAQAIVLMKDLIQLKEEPIKLLALITSHYRLFYQSLILSQKGYSEQQISKTVGVHPYRVKLALRQARKYSLETLLDKINACAEADYQLKSSYMDKVLILELFILKL, translated from the coding sequence ATGTCTAATCATATTTATGCAGTGTATGGTGACGTTCCTGAACTTGTAGAAAAGGAAACCAATCAACTCATTGATAAATACTTAAATAAAGAACCTAAAGACGATTTTAATTTCGTTAAATTTAATTTATATGAAGCGAATTTCCATCAAATTATCGAAGAGGCAATGACTTTACCTTTATTTTCGGATAAAAAAGTCGTATTGGTTCAAAATGCATATATTTTTACAGGGGAAAAAGTAGCGAAAGAACAACAACAAAATATTGACATCATTATTGAATTTTTAGAAAAGTATGCTGATGATACACTTATCATATTTCAAGTTAATGCTACAAAGTTAGATGAACGTAAAAAGGTTGTTAAAGTACTGAAAAAACAAGCGACATTAAAAAAAGTTGAACAACTATCTGAGCAAGAAATGAAACAATGGATACATGCATATTTAAATGATAACTATAAAGATATTAAACAGGATGCATTAGATCAATTTTTAACATTAACTGGAATCCACTATCAAATTATTATGCAAGAATTAAACAAGCTATTGCTCTACATAGGAGATAGACCTACGATTAATTTGGAGGACGTTAAAGCAATAGTCAATCGAAGCCTAGAGCAAAATGTGTTTTTGTTAACAGAGTACATACAAAAATCACAAAAAGCGCAAGCAATAGTGTTAATGAAAGACTTAATCCAGTTAAAAGAAGAGCCCATCAAACTATTAGCATTAATAACAAGTCATTATAGGCTGTTTTATCAAAGTTTGATATTAAGTCAAAAAGGCTATTCTGAGCAACAAATTTCCAAGACGGTAGGGGTTCACCCTTATCGTGTTAAACTTGCGCTGCGACAAGCTCGGAAATATTCTTTAGAAACATTACTAGATAAAATTAATGCATGTGCTGAAGCAGATTATCAATTAAAATCCTCATACATGGACAAAGTGTTAATTTTAGAGCTGTTTATTTTGAAATTATAA